The stretch of DNA ATTTACATATTGATACCGCATACACCACTTCCGAAATACGGCGTGTAGCTAGAATTTGCCATTACCATGATTCAAGGAAACCAGAGTCGAAAAACAACGATTTCACTTATTTTGGTTTAACGCACAGAATTCGCAAACCATGATGACAGAGGATAAATTCGGGCGATAAGAGTATCCACTCCCCTGTCGGTTGAAGAAGTTTGACCGAGTAGACGATAATAGCACAGAAATTGGCCTGCATAAATTACCACATTAATACATCCATAGTTAATTGCACATTGAAGACATCTCACTATGCTAGGTTTCTCAGTACTGAGTCGGCGCTTCCGAGCCCTTTTGAACCTCTTCTTTGTTGTACGAGTTCAAGACCTGTCATGACACGCGGTTAGTATGTGTCGCAAATTCTGCAAAATGTCGTAAAACACCAACATGCAGCTAAGCTTTAAAATCGGTGTTGCGTGAATGGACAGTGTTGGAATTTTGATCTCCAGGGTTTATGACAGCCTCGCACACTGACAGAGGATTGCCGCCTACATGGGAACAAGGTGGGAAAGGCGAGAGAATGTTGAATTGGTCGTTTGGAGTTGCTCGATAAGATAATGTTGTCGGAAATAGCCGTTGTAagcagatgatgatggtggtatGGCTACAGTAGGCAACTATTGCGAACGAGGAATTTAAAGGTACTCCTGATTTATCGACACATCTGACATTCTGTCCCAAACCATCAGGATGTCCTCGTTGATAACCATTGTACGCAACAGTAAGCAACATTCAACCTGCGTTTCCTATACATTGTAGTAACTGTGCTCCCTAGAGTTCTTGGAAGCAATACGTTCCGTCAACCCGCCCACGCGTTGGAAGATTCTCGTCGTTGATGAATACTCTCAGAAACTCTTAGGCGCTGTCCTGAAGCAGTTTGATATCTTGGAGGAGAATGTAACCTGTGCGTTTCATGAATGCTATAGCACTCCGTCATCACTCAAATACCGGCCATCTACATGTTTTAAAGTGATCGAATCCATTACCAGTATTCGCGAGCCCCAGCCAGGTTTCGAGGCCATATACTTGCTGATGCCGACAAGCCAGAACGTTGACCGCATCATCAGAGACTTCTCCAATAATAAGCAATATGCTGCAGCACACTTGTTCTTCATTGAAGGTAGGTCGCTTGGCGTACTTCGACCCTATTATCATTCAAGTGACATTCGTAGGTCTCCCGGAGAAATTGTTTGAGCGCCTGACATCATCACCCGCCGAGCCCTACCTTCAAGCGCTGAAAGAGCTTTTTCTCAACTTCAATGGTAGGTCTGCGATTGAGCCGCGATGATCCGCTCCTCATCCTTACGTTGCAGCCATCGAGGCCCAGGCATTTTCTATGAATGAACCTGGTTACTTTTTCAGCATATACAGTCCACCTAGAACAGAATCTTCCTACAAACCTGCACGGGCACGCTTAGAAGAAGACCTGAGATTCATGAGTAAAATGGTTGGTACTGTTGCATCTTATTATCCATTGGCGCTGATGATCTTCTACAGATCTCCAATGTTTGTATATCTCTGAACGAATTTCCATATATCCGATTCTACATGCCTTCCAGTCATCAACCCCTTGGACCATTGAAACCCAATGCACAAACtcgaccaccaccaccacccgaGGGCGCGAGCCGATGGAGAACAAACCTGGCTCGCGGTGCAGAAGCGCGGGCATATGAGTCCGTAGAATCAGACTTTGTCACCAAGCTACTTGCATTTATGGTCCAAGACGCACTAGAGGAGCATAAGAAGATGAATCCTGATTTTGGAGTTCGTGTTCTTGTCATACTGCAAGTAGTGTTATGCTAACCAATCGGCAGAAAGTCGATCCTGCTCGACCAAGAGCCACGTTACTGATTACAGATAGGTCGATGGATATGATGGCTCCATTTGTGCACGAGTTCACATACCAAGCTATGGCCAACGACCTTTTACCCATTGAAAACGGAACAAAATATTCGTTTGTCAAAACCCTTTCACTCACCCGTCATTATCTAATGTATGCATTGATAGATACAAATTTCAGTCGTCCATGGGTGCTTATGAGGATAAAGTCGCCATTTTGTCAGATGCTGATACTACTTGGACTTCCGTTCGCCACCTTCACATGCGCGAAGCTATTGATAAACTTATGTCTGATTTCAACAAGTTCCTGGAAGAAAACGCCGTCTTCAAAGGGTAAATCTCCTTTTTTAGATAAAGTTTTTGATTaatctttcatttcatttccagaGAAGGTGCTGCCAACCTTAATGACATGAAGGATATGCTTGCAAACTTGCCTCAGTATCAAGAACAACGTGAAAAGGTGAATACTTTCTAATTAATGTTAATCCCCGTTGTAACCTCCTACATAGTTTTCCTTGCATCTAAATATGGCACAGGATTGTATGGCCCTTTTCGAAAAGGAGAAGCTCTCAGAAATCGCAAATGTTGAACAGGTGCGAACATATCTTATTTCTGTTATAAATCCATCTGATTTATATTTGCAAAGTCGTGCGCAACAGGCCTCACCGCTGAAGGCAAGACTCCAAAAAGCCTTGTAGAAGAGATGGTACCTCTCCTAGATAGTAGAGATGTTCTGTGGGTTAACATTCATGATTGTTTTTTATATTTGGTACTTATGAGTCTCCAAGGAACATGCGTAAAGTACGAATCATCGCGTTGTATATTCAATACAGAGACGGTGTACCGGATGAAGATCGCAGACGATTATACCAACACGCAAGGCTGACTCTTGCAGAACAAGACGCTGTCAATGCTCTCGTCCATCTCGGTGTCCGGATCGCAAGAGTGTGTATAGGTGTTTGCAATGTTTGTTTTGTGAATGAATAGTCTACTAGGGTCCTACCGATAAAGacacgaagaagaagatcaAACAAAAGATATCCGGAGATGAATACGAACTTTCTAGGTTTAAACCTGCAGTGAAATCTATTATCGAGGTATATAGATTATCGATGCTGATTTTACCGCTGGCTTAAATTTTATCTCTAGGACCATGTCGCCGATAAATTAGACCCCGTAATGTTCCCCTACGTGAAAGACGCACCATCAGCCATGCCGTTATCCCCACGCTCACCTCCACCACAAACGACTTCTTTACGCAGTCAGAAACCAGCGTGGCATAGAGCCCCAAAAGCTTCTGTGCAGGTTGACAATCGACAGAGATTACTTCTTTTCGTCGCAGGTGGTGTAACGTACTCCGAGATGCGTGAAGTTTATCACCTATCAGAATCGTTACACAAAGATATTTTCATTGGTGAGTAGACCTTAAATGTACGCCTATATCTCATTCACACGCTTTTGGCAGGGTCCACACATGTTCTTACTCCCAAGGGCTTTGTCGACGATCTCAAAGTCCTTGACTTGGGAGGTGCCGGTTCCAGAGCTCTGCCAAACGGGCTCCGAGATATGAGAGGGGAACCAAAGTCTCATCAACAGCTTTACGATGAAAAATACTTCGTACAAGATGCACCTCCGCCTCAGCGTGTGGCGCCCAAGGCAGCGAAGAACCTTGCGCCACCACGCACAGCAACGCCAATACAAATATCTCCCACAAATTCTTATCAGGAATCCGTCAATTCTTCCGCACCCTCCGtaaaagatgaaaagaagaagaaacgagGTCTTTTCCGCTTCTAATGGAGGGCCTTCAGCGTGGACCAACTGTAGTTATAATAATTGGCGTTTGATGTAATACAATCATATATACCTCAAGGACGGATCAAATACATAGTGAGCCTTTAAAGATGCTTGGAGTGTTTCAAAACCAATTATTCAATCCTACATAATACATGGATAGCAGACAGGTATAGAGGTACGGATGAAAGTATCGAAAACAATGACTATGCCGTATATTCAAGCTTGGCTACACATGAAGTATAAGTATAATATTCAGAGTAGAAAGAATTTGTGTCAACTCACTTTCATGCTTTTTGGCATCGCTAACTTTTCGAGCACCTTTACTCAAATCTTCCTGAGCGATGACATCCCTATTGTCGCGAATAGCAAACATGCCCGCTTCAGTGATTACGTTTCTCAGATCAGCACCGTTAAACCCATCCGTTAACTGACAAAACATCAGCAACTCCTGATTAGGAAGTAGGAAGCAGGGATCAAACCTTGACAATAGCCTCAAAGTCGATGCCCTCTGCCTTCGAAACTTTCGCAGAATGAATTTTGAGAATTTCCAGACGGCCCTGTTCGTTAGGAAGAGGAACTTCAATCTTTCGGTCCAAACGACCAGGTCGAAGAAGTGCAGGATCAAGGGTATCTGGTCGATTTGTTGCCATGATTAGTTTCGTTTTCCCCAAAGAATCGAAACCGTCCATCTGATTTAAAAGCTTTCCCCGAGTAGATCTCAGCTTGTTATCAGCTGTAGAAGGTTAGATGCAACACACCTCCATCAATGTTCTTTGGATTTCACGATCTGCACTGGTACCTTCGGAGAAACGACGACCGCCAATGGCATCAATTTCATCCATGAAGATGACACAGGGTTCATGTTCTTTGGCGAATGCAAACATTTCACGAATAACACGGGCACTCTCTCCAATGTATTTGTCAACGATTGCCGATGAAACAACATTGAGGAACTTTGTGTTAAGGGTTGCTGCGACCGCTCGTGCCAGGAGAGTCTTGCCAGTACCAGGAGGACCATATAACAAGACGCCTTTAGGTGGCTTGATGCCCACCCGGATAAATAATTCGGGGTTGAGTATAGGAAGCTCGATAATCTAGGGTAGCAATTAACAGTGTGAAATCAATGGGAATCGTTCAAAGTAAGACGACCCACCTCTCGTAGTTCCCTAACTTGCTCGCTCAAACCTCCGATTGACGCAAAAGACGCATCTCCTGGATCCTCAAGACTCA from Psilocybe cubensis strain MGC-MH-2018 chromosome 7, whole genome shotgun sequence encodes:
- a CDS encoding Protein transport protein sec1 — translated: MSSLITIVRNKFLEAIRSVNPPTRWKILVVDEYSQKLLGAVLKQFDILEENVTLIESITSIREPQPGFEAIYLLMPTSQNVDRIIRDFSNNKQYAAAHLFFIEGLPEKLFERLTSSPAEPYLQALKELFLNFNAIEAQAFSMNEPGYFFSIYSPPRTESSYKPARARLEEDLRFMSKMISNVCISLNEFPYIRFYMPSSHQPLGPLKPNAQTRPPPPPEGASRWRTNLARGAEARAYESVESDFVTKLLAFMVQDALEEHKKMNPDFGKVDPARPRATLLITDRSMDMMAPFVHEFTYQAMANDLLPIENGTKYSYKFQSSMGAYEDKVAILSDADTTWTSVRHLHMREAIDKLMSDFNKFLEENAVFKGEGAANLNDMKDMLANLPQYQEQREKFSLHLNMAQDCMALFEKEKLSEIANVEQSCATGLTAEGKTPKSLVEEMVPLLDSRDVLNMRKVRIIALYIQYRDGVPDEDRRRLYQHARLTLAEQDAVNALVHLGVRIARGPTDKDTKKKIKQKISGDEYELSRFKPAVKSIIEDHVADKLDPVMFPYVKDAPSAMPLSPRSPPPQTTSLRSQKPAWHRAPKASVQVDNRQRLLLFVAGGVTYSEMREVYHLSESLHKDIFIGSTHVLTPKGFVDDLKVLDLGGAGSRALPNGLRDMRGEPKSHQQLYDEKYFVQDAPPPQRVAPKAAKNLAPPRTATPIQISPTNSYQESVNSSAPSVKDEKKKKRGLFRF
- a CDS encoding 26S proteasome subunit rpt4: MDTQASSSSIALDQRKQDTLKAYREKIRLHEASSTNLKNLRTSLKDLEKDYEKTEDDIKAVQSVGQIIGEVMKQLDSDRFIVKASSGPRYVVSYRPAIPAHKLKTGTRVSLDMTTLTIMRILPREVDPVVYKMSLEDPGDASFASIGGLSEQVRELREIIELPILNPELFIRVGIKPPKGVLLYGPPGTGKTLLARAVAATLNTKFLNVVSSAIVDKYIGESARVIREMFAFAKEHEPCVIFMDEIDAIGGRRFSEGTSADREIQRTLMELLNQMDGFDSLGKTKLIMATNRPDTLDPALLRPGRLDRKIEVPLPNEQGRLEILKIHSAKVSKAEGIDFEAIVKLTDGFNGADLRNVITEAGMFAIRDNRDVIAQEDLSKGARKVSDAKKHETKLEYTA